AGCCGCAAGAAATACCTGCTGCCGATGGAATGGGACGACTACCTGGAACAGGCCCGGCAGGGGCAGAAGGACGAATCATGACGGCACGCTACAAGGCGGTCATCTACGACTGCGACGGGGTCATCCTGGACTCCATCGAATCCAACTATCTCTTCTACAACCGGATCATGGAGCGGCTGGGCCGGCCGGAGATCGACCGTTCCTGCGCCGTTTCGGAACGGGTGCTGCACACCTACTCCTACCTGGATGTTATCGAGCACTTCTTCGGCAACGACCCGCAGAAGGAGGAAGCCCTGGCCATCGGCAAGACCATCCGCTACCGTGAACTGATGCCTCACATGAAGCGCGAGGAGGAGCTGGTGGAAACCCTGACGGCCCTCAAGGGACGCGTGGAACTGGCCATCTGCACCAACCGCGCCGCCTCCATGGAGATGATCATCGAGGACTTCGGCCTCACCGGCTTCTTCGGCTGCGTCATGACCGCCGGCCATGTGCAGAACCCCAAGCCCCATCCGGAGCCGCTGCTGAAGGTGCTGGAGCACTACGCCATTGCCCCCCGTGAAGCCCTTTTCGTGGGGGACAGCGACGTGGACCGCCGGGCCGCCGAGGCAGCCGGTATCCCGTTCATCGCCTACAAATCCGACCTGCCGGCCCTGGCCCGCATCCAGCGCCACAGCCAGCTGTTGCCCCACGTTTTCGGCTGACGCTCCAGCAGGAGCACCCATCAACGGGAAGAAAGGAGATTCACCATGAAACGACTGATCGCATCCCTCGCCACTGTCGCCGTCCTCTCGCTCCCCACCCTCTCCCAGGCCGCAACCTGGACCATTGATCAGGAACACTCCAGCATCGCCTTCAAAGTGCGCCACCTGATGGTAGCCAACGTCAAGGGACTTTTCGAGAAATTCAAAGGAACCGTGGTGATCGACGAAAACGACATCACCAGATCCAAGGTGGAGGTCAGCATCGACACTGCCTCCATCAACACCAACGTGGCCAAGCGGGACGAGCACCTGCGCAGCCCCGACTTCTTCGACGTAGCCAAATACCCGGCCATGACCTTTGTGTCCACAAAGGTGGTCAAGGCCGGCACCGGCAAGCTGAAAGTGACCGGCGACCTGACCCTGCACGGTGTCACCAGGGAAGTGGTGCTTGATGTGGAAGGACCGTCCAAGGAAAGCAAGGACCCCTGGGGCAACCTGCGCAGCGGCGCCACCGCCAGTGCCAAGGTCAACCGCAAGGACTTCGGCCTGAACTGGAACAAGGCCCTGGAGACCGGCGGGGTTGTGGTGGGGGATGAGGTGACCATCACCCTGGAGGTGGAGCTGATCAAGGCCAAGTAGTGTTGCTATTCATCCTGAACGGAACACGGGGTCTGCCGAATACGGCAGGCCCCGTGTTGGTTTCACCCGTACACTTTTCATTGTTACCAAATTGGTAACATGCTACAGTACCTGTCTGATGCGTATCATTGCCCTGAAAACATTACGCGACTTCTGGGAGCATCATCCCTCTGCCCGCCAGCCATTGCAGGCATGGTATGAAGATGCCCGGAACGCCCGATGGGACTCACCGGCGTCCATCAAAGCCGTCTATCGTAACGCGAGCATTGTCGGCAACAATCGAGTCGTGTTTAACATCAAGGGAAACGCGTACCGCCTCATTGTAGCGATCAACTACCGCTTTGGCATCGTCTACATACGCTTTGTCGGCTCCCACGCCGACTATGATACCGTGGATGCCGCCACGGTGTGACACGGAGAACCACCATGGACATTCGACCGATCAAGACCGATGAAGACTACCGTGCAGCACTGGCAGAGATTGAGCAGTTGTTTGATGCACAGCCGGACACTCCGGAAGGAGACCGGCTGGATGTACTTGCCACGCTGGTCGAAGCCTATGAGCAGCGCCTTTTCGCCATCCCGGCTCCTGATCCGGTGGAAGCCATCCGCTATCATATGGAAAGCCGGGGGCTTTCCCGCCAGGATCTCGAAGCCGCCCTGGGCAGCCGGGCGCGGGTCTCGGAAATCCTGAATCATAAGCGTCCGCTTTCCCTCACCATGATTCGCAATCTGCACAACCGCTTCGGTATTCCGGCAGAGTCGCTGATTCAACCCTGCAGGCTGGCCGCCTGATGCGCCGGTTTGCCGCCAGCATCACAGATGACCGTGGAAAGTCATGGGAGCTTACCTTGAAAAGCTCGGGGATCTCGGCGCGAGGGTAATGGGGGCGAGATAGCCTTGATAGAGGAAAAGCCATGAAATTCTTCTTCCGCAGCAAAGACGACACCCTATCCCGGCGGCAGCAGCGGGAGCACAACATCTCGCTGACCGGCCGGGACTACGACTGCCTGCTTGTACAGAGATAGTATTCACCTGACAGTGCCCTTGAATGGGTCGTGATTTACGCTGCCAGTTTGTAGTCCTCAGTATCTGAATCGTCGTTCTTTGGCAAGCCGTCTATGAAAACCGTGTATGGCGTCCTGCCAAGCATGTTTCTGCCTTGGTGTGGGCGGTCGTAGTTGTAAGTCTTGAGATAGGTGTCCAGATCGGTCTGCATCTCGTCCAACGACTCGTACCACTTGGTGCGGCCCATTACCCGGAAGTGTTCGTCAAGCAAGGTTCTGTGCAGCCGTTCGACAAAGCCATTGCTCTGCGGACGTCTGACCTTGGTGGTGCGGTGCTCGATCTCTTCAAGCTGTAGGAACAGCTCGTAGGGATGATTGTCCGGCCTGCCGCAGAACTCCCTGCCATTATCCGAGAGGATGGTGCTGATCCGGGCGTCATGTTCTTCAAAGAACGGCAGTACGTCTTCATTAAGCACATGCACAGCAGTGACCGGCAGCTTATTGGTGTAGAGCTTGCCCCAGGCGTAGCGTGAGTAGCAATCAATGACCGATTGCAGGTAGACTTTGCCGACGCCTTTCAGGGTGCCGACAAAGAAGGTGTCCACTGCTACGAGATCGCCGGTGTGGCTGGTTTCGATGTGACGCTCCCTGAACTCAGGGCTGAACCGTTCCAAGGCCCTGATCTGCTCATCTGACAGTTCGAATGCCTGTTCCCGGACGCTCTTTTCAAGTCGCAGCATCCGTTCCTGTTTGGTCAGCAGGTTGTGCCTGCTCCAGACTCCGCGAACGCCTCCTGAGCTAACCTGGGTACCTTTAAGAGCTAACTCGTTGGCAACACGTAGCGGGCCATGACCGGGATGAGCCAGGCAGTGTTCAAGAATCGCCTGCTCTACAGATTCATCGACTCGGTTAGGATGCGGGCCTCTGGCTCCGGGCATCCGATCAACCAGACCGGCTGAACCGTAGGTCTGATAGTTTCGACGGATTTCATAGAACTGCTGCCGCGAATAACCCATGAGCTTGCAGGCTTTGCTGACATTCGAAAGATCGGCGGCCAACTCTAGCAAACTGAGCTTTCTTCGTGATACTTTCTCGGCGGTGGTCATACTGTTCTCCTTGATGGAAAGATTTAGTCTGAGCAACTTCATCTTTTACCATTCAAGGGCAGTATGGCCACCAACTGAAAATGGCCAACTGTCAGGTGAATACCATCACACTACAGTCATTATGCCAAGAATTTCGAGAGCATTGACGGACAATGCCTGCTCCGCGCCGTTGTGAGACACGAATTGATGAAGAATGACTTCCCAAGCCAGCTTCTTGATCGGCTATGGCACACGACATCTCCTGTTCGATATCAGATAATTTTAGAAGAGGGTTACATTCTGCCTATATGAGGGCAGTCGCATGAGGGGCTGCAAGGCAATTCCGTGCCCCGTCAGGAGGAGCGCATGAACCAGGGCAGCGGTATGAAAGGCAGGCTCACCAGGATCAAGGGACATCTGACCAGTCTCGACAATCAACCCCTTGGCGCGGCAGCGCTGGTCATCATCATCTTCCTGGACCTTTTCATCCTGAACGCCATCTTCACCGGGCTGTCCGAGCACACCCGGCAACTTCCCTCCCCGGACGACTCCATCCCCCACGTCTGCCGCGAGATCGTCATCACCCGCCAGTGGAACGGTACCAACCGGATCGGCAACCTTTCCCAGATCATCACCAGTTCCAGCCAGAGTAGCTACCGCCAGAAGGAGCGAAGCGTCACCACTCACCCGATCTGTGCCCCGTTCACCGCCGCTATCAGCCGCTTCAAGCAGGACACGCTGCTGACCCGCACCCTTGAGGAACACAGTACCTACCACCGCGAAGCAAGCGAGCTGCAGCAGGCCATCGACGGGTTGAAAGGGGCCTACGACACTTCATTGCTGGAAAAGATCGCCAAACAGAAAGGTCAGGTAACCACCGAGGGGATCAGCAGCGAGCTGCGGGACAAGACGGCAAGGCTGAACAACCTGCAGCTCAGGCTCGCCGCCCTTGAGCAGGAGATCAACGCCGCTCCCGGTGTCGCGCAGTTCTGGGGACAGGTACAGGGGGTGGGTGAGCAGCAGCGGCAGGCGCTGCTGGAGGAGCTGCGTACCCTGAATTTCTGGTATCCGGTGAAGAAGTTCGGCATGCAGGTGCTGTTCCTGCTGCCGCTGCTGGCGGTTTTCTACCTGTGGAACAGTGCCAGCATCAAAAAGAACAGGGGGCTGCAGACCCTGGTTTCCTCCCACCTGTTGGTGGTGGCTGCTGTGCCGGTTTTCTGCAAGGTTGTGGAGGCGGTCTACCAGATCATCCCGAAGCAGCTGCTTGCAACGCTGATTGAGCTGTTGACCTCCTTCAAGCTGATCGCGGTCTGGCACTATCTGCTGAT
The window above is part of the Trichlorobacter ammonificans genome. Proteins encoded here:
- a CDS encoding type II toxin-antitoxin system HigB family toxin encodes the protein MRIIALKTLRDFWEHHPSARQPLQAWYEDARNARWDSPASIKAVYRNASIVGNNRVVFNIKGNAYRLIVAINYRFGIVYIRFVGSHADYDTVDAATV
- a CDS encoding helix-turn-helix domain-containing protein, which encodes MDIRPIKTDEDYRAALAEIEQLFDAQPDTPEGDRLDVLATLVEAYEQRLFAIPAPDPVEAIRYHMESRGLSRQDLEAALGSRARVSEILNHKRPLSLTMIRNLHNRFGIPAESLIQPCRLAA
- a CDS encoding IS481 family transposase is translated as MTTAEKVSRRKLSLLELAADLSNVSKACKLMGYSRQQFYEIRRNYQTYGSAGLVDRMPGARGPHPNRVDESVEQAILEHCLAHPGHGPLRVANELALKGTQVSSGGVRGVWSRHNLLTKQERMLRLEKSVREQAFELSDEQIRALERFSPEFRERHIETSHTGDLVAVDTFFVGTLKGVGKVYLQSVIDCYSRYAWGKLYTNKLPVTAVHVLNEDVLPFFEEHDARISTILSDNGREFCGRPDNHPYELFLQLEEIEHRTTKVRRPQSNGFVERLHRTLLDEHFRVMGRTKWYESLDEMQTDLDTYLKTYNYDRPHQGRNMLGRTPYTVFIDGLPKNDDSDTEDYKLAA
- a CDS encoding zinc ribbon domain-containing protein produces the protein MNQGSGMKGRLTRIKGHLTSLDNQPLGAAALVIIIFLDLFILNAIFTGLSEHTRQLPSPDDSIPHVCREIVITRQWNGTNRIGNLSQIITSSSQSSYRQKERSVTTHPICAPFTAAISRFKQDTLLTRTLEEHSTYHREASELQQAIDGLKGAYDTSLLEKIAKQKGQVTTEGISSELRDKTARLNNLQLRLAALEQEINAAPGVAQFWGQVQGVGEQQRQALLEELRTLNFWYPVKKFGMQVLFLLPLLAVFYLWNSASIKKNRGLQTLVSSHLLVVAAVPVFCKVVEAVYQIIPKQLLATLIELLTSFKLIAVWHYLLIALAVAGALLLIYLFQKKLFSREKLRERRIIRNECQQCGKRLPADAAACPFCGFNQFAPCRSCGAPTYVYGVYCRQCGRPCAPP
- a CDS encoding YceI family protein, yielding MKRLIASLATVAVLSLPTLSQAATWTIDQEHSSIAFKVRHLMVANVKGLFEKFKGTVVIDENDITRSKVEVSIDTASINTNVAKRDEHLRSPDFFDVAKYPAMTFVSTKVVKAGTGKLKVTGDLTLHGVTREVVLDVEGPSKESKDPWGNLRSGATASAKVNRKDFGLNWNKALETGGVVVGDEVTITLEVELIKAK
- a CDS encoding HAD family hydrolase translates to MTARYKAVIYDCDGVILDSIESNYLFYNRIMERLGRPEIDRSCAVSERVLHTYSYLDVIEHFFGNDPQKEEALAIGKTIRYRELMPHMKREEELVETLTALKGRVELAICTNRAASMEMIIEDFGLTGFFGCVMTAGHVQNPKPHPEPLLKVLEHYAIAPREALFVGDSDVDRRAAEAAGIPFIAYKSDLPALARIQRHSQLLPHVFG